The following are encoded in a window of Salinigranum halophilum genomic DNA:
- a CDS encoding helix-turn-helix domain-containing protein, whose amino-acid sequence MIVEFDIDSDVLSHALQRTPGMSVVVDTLDASDAIPLRHLFWAAGGDFDRFEAALEADPTITTFEHLAEESDARLYRIQYAAEVPEVEAYRALVDLDGAVLHAENDGQGWFVRLRFPSREAIAAFRERCWAVDFDIHIRAVYDRDQQAPEHRFGLTTAQHETLLTALKTGYFTIPRAASLQDVADDLDVSSQAASERLRRGMKSLVGATLADTEEREPVESIEVDR is encoded by the coding sequence ATGATCGTAGAATTCGATATCGACTCGGACGTCCTCTCACACGCCCTCCAGCGCACGCCGGGGATGTCCGTCGTCGTCGACACCCTCGACGCGTCGGACGCGATTCCCCTGCGCCACCTCTTCTGGGCGGCGGGCGGTGATTTCGACAGGTTCGAGGCCGCACTGGAAGCGGACCCGACCATCACCACGTTCGAACACCTCGCCGAGGAGAGCGACGCCCGACTCTACCGCATCCAGTACGCCGCGGAGGTGCCCGAGGTCGAAGCCTACCGGGCGCTGGTCGACCTCGACGGTGCCGTCCTCCACGCCGAGAACGACGGCCAGGGCTGGTTCGTCCGGCTGCGCTTTCCGAGCCGGGAGGCCATCGCCGCGTTCCGCGAGCGCTGCTGGGCGGTCGATTTCGACATACACATCCGCGCGGTCTACGACCGCGACCAGCAGGCGCCGGAACACCGGTTCGGCCTCACGACGGCCCAGCACGAGACGCTCCTCACCGCGCTGAAGACCGGCTACTTCACCATCCCGCGTGCCGCCTCGCTCCAGGACGTCGCGGACGACCTCGACGTCTCGAGTCAGGCCGCCTCCGAGCGACTCCGCCGGGGCATGAAGTCACTCGTCGGCGCGACGCTCGCCGACACCGAAGAGCGAGAGCCGGTCGAATCCATCGAGGTCGACCGGTAG
- a CDS encoding adenylate kinase family protein gives MRVALTGTPGTGKTTASERLPYDVVHLNDVVREHDLWTERDADRDSLVVDVEALAAWVDEYVASSDADVVLLESHLAHLLDVDRVVVLRCRPDLLESRLRERGENAAKARENAEPAEPSQALARKARENAESEALDVVLSESVRDHGAEAVYEVDTTDRTPEAVAADVEAAVEGDREPSAGTVDFTEYLQR, from the coding sequence GTGAGAGTCGCCCTGACCGGGACGCCCGGGACGGGGAAGACGACGGCCTCGGAACGACTCCCGTACGATGTCGTCCACCTCAACGACGTGGTTCGCGAGCACGACCTCTGGACCGAACGGGACGCCGACCGCGACTCGCTCGTCGTCGACGTCGAGGCGCTGGCGGCGTGGGTCGACGAGTACGTGGCATCGAGCGACGCCGACGTCGTGCTTCTCGAGTCGCACCTCGCACACCTCCTCGACGTCGACCGCGTCGTGGTCCTCCGATGTCGCCCCGACCTGCTCGAGTCGCGCCTCCGCGAACGGGGTGAGAACGCGGCGAAGGCTCGCGAGAACGCAGAGCCGGCAGAGCCGTCTCAAGCGCTCGCTCGCAAGGCTCGCGAGAACGCCGAGAGCGAGGCGCTCGACGTCGTCCTCTCCGAGTCCGTGCGCGACCACGGCGCGGAGGCGGTGTACGAGGTCGATACGACGGACCGGACGCCCGAGGCCGTCGCCGCCGACGTCGAAGCCGCCGTCGAGGGCGACCGGGAGCCCTCGGCCGGCACGGTCGACTTCACCGAGTACCTCCAGCGATGA
- the dinB gene encoding DNA polymerase IV, whose translation MADPDDPFAGPPAAETEARVVLHVDMDCFYASCERRRHPELDGEPVVVGMGFEPGETHGAVATASYEARAFGIDSAQPISQALDVLPRVEDGGEGHYLPVDLDYYREVAAAVKTVLRDCADVVREVSIDEAYLDVSERTSWERAGADGRTLAEGYGRYVKQRISREVGVPASVGVAPNMSTAKVASDHDKPDGLVAVPPSELRSFLAPLPVDEIHGVGPVTARDLREMGIETAGDLGEADPTVLRERFGDRGVSLHRRARGDDDRVVEPTGRPKSLSRESAFTEATDESERVRERVRTLASDVATRATDRGATYRTIGVKVVTPPFDVNTRERSLSGPVDDPGLVERVALDLLSEFEGERVRKVGVRVSNLTFGAGEQARLDGYETDDEAGKAGGLRPDGRSERRRRSGQASLAEFDADETGS comes from the coding sequence ATGGCTGACCCGGACGACCCCTTCGCTGGTCCGCCCGCCGCGGAGACCGAGGCACGCGTCGTCCTCCACGTCGATATGGACTGCTTCTACGCCTCCTGCGAGCGCCGGCGACACCCCGAACTCGACGGCGAGCCGGTCGTGGTCGGGATGGGGTTCGAACCGGGCGAGACCCACGGCGCAGTGGCGACGGCGAGCTACGAGGCGCGGGCGTTCGGCATCGACAGCGCCCAACCCATCTCGCAGGCGCTCGACGTCCTCCCCCGGGTCGAAGACGGTGGCGAGGGTCACTACCTCCCGGTCGACCTCGACTACTACCGCGAGGTGGCCGCGGCGGTCAAGACGGTCCTCCGCGACTGCGCCGACGTCGTCCGGGAGGTGAGCATCGACGAGGCGTATCTGGACGTCTCCGAGCGGACGTCGTGGGAGCGTGCCGGCGCGGACGGCAGAACACTGGCCGAAGGGTACGGGCGGTACGTCAAACAGCGCATCAGTCGGGAGGTCGGCGTGCCGGCGAGCGTCGGCGTCGCGCCGAACATGTCCACGGCGAAGGTCGCCTCCGACCACGACAAACCCGACGGTCTCGTCGCCGTCCCGCCGAGCGAACTGCGGTCGTTTCTCGCACCGCTTCCCGTCGACGAGATTCACGGCGTGGGTCCGGTCACCGCGCGCGACCTCCGCGAGATGGGAATCGAGACGGCCGGCGACCTCGGCGAGGCGGACCCGACAGTGTTGCGAGAGCGGTTCGGCGACCGCGGGGTGTCGCTGCACCGTCGTGCGCGCGGCGACGACGACCGGGTCGTCGAACCGACGGGACGCCCCAAGAGCCTCTCGCGGGAGTCGGCGTTCACCGAGGCTACCGACGAGTCCGAGCGCGTCCGCGAGCGGGTCAGAACGCTCGCGAGCGACGTGGCGACGCGGGCGACGGACCGCGGAGCGACGTACCGCACCATCGGTGTGAAGGTCGTCACGCCGCCGTTCGACGTGAACACGCGGGAACGCTCGCTGTCGGGGCCGGTCGACGACCCTGGCCTCGTCGAACGGGTCGCGCTCGACCTCCTCTCCGAGTTCGAGGGCGAGCGCGTCCGGAAGGTCGGTGTGCGTGTCTCGAACCTCACGTTCGGTGCCGGTGAACAGGCCCGGCTCGACGGGTACGAGACCGACGACGAGGCGGGAAAAGCCGGTGGACTGCGCCCCGACGGTCGGTCCGAACGGCGACGGCGGTCGGGACAGGCCTCGCTCGCGGAGTTCGACGCCGACGAGACGGGCAGCTGA
- the hisC gene encoding histidinol-phosphate transaminase, translating into MEPRDLSAHSPYVPGRGVEEVARDLGMAPEELTKLSSNENPHGPSPAAVEVLREYAPKVHVYPKASHTDLTERLATEWDVEPTQVWVSAGADGSLDYLSRAMLDPGDRVLVPDPGFSYYGMTARYHHGTVASYPLSKADDFEQTAAGILDAYDSERIVYVTTPHNPTGSELPRAELVTLLDRVDEHTLVVVDEAYGEYADVESAAGLLDDHDNLAVTRTFSKAYGLAGLRIGYALVPAAWGETYARVNTPFAANELACRAARAALDDDDHLEKSVETARWGRDYLREELDAHTWESAGNFVLAEVGDASAVADASQRAGVIVRDCSSFGLPGCIRISTGTREGTKRAVEVLNRVAREVTEA; encoded by the coding sequence ATGGAACCACGGGACCTCTCCGCGCACTCCCCGTACGTCCCTGGACGGGGCGTCGAGGAGGTCGCCCGCGACCTCGGCATGGCCCCCGAGGAGTTGACGAAGCTCTCTTCGAACGAGAACCCCCACGGCCCGAGTCCCGCGGCCGTCGAGGTGCTCCGCGAGTACGCCCCGAAGGTGCACGTCTACCCGAAAGCCTCGCACACGGACCTCACGGAGCGACTCGCGACGGAGTGGGACGTCGAGCCGACACAGGTGTGGGTCTCCGCCGGTGCCGACGGCTCGCTCGATTACCTCTCCCGCGCGATGCTCGACCCCGGCGACCGCGTCCTCGTTCCCGACCCCGGCTTCTCCTACTACGGCATGACCGCCCGCTACCACCACGGAACCGTCGCCTCCTACCCGCTCTCGAAGGCGGACGACTTCGAACAGACGGCCGCGGGAATCCTGGATGCGTACGACAGCGAGCGAATCGTCTACGTGACGACGCCGCACAACCCGACGGGGAGCGAACTCCCCCGCGCCGAACTCGTCACCCTCCTCGACCGGGTCGACGAGCACACCCTCGTGGTCGTCGACGAGGCCTACGGCGAGTACGCCGACGTCGAGAGCGCCGCCGGCCTCCTTGACGACCACGACAACCTCGCCGTCACCCGGACGTTCTCGAAGGCGTACGGGCTCGCTGGACTCCGCATCGGGTACGCGCTCGTCCCCGCCGCGTGGGGTGAGACGTACGCCCGCGTGAACACGCCGTTCGCGGCGAACGAACTCGCCTGTCGTGCCGCCCGCGCGGCGCTCGACGACGACGACCACCTCGAGAAGAGCGTCGAGACCGCCCGCTGGGGCCGCGACTACCTCCGTGAGGAACTCGACGCACACACCTGGGAGAGCGCGGGTAACTTCGTCCTCGCCGAGGTCGGCGACGCCTCCGCCGTCGCGGACGCGAGCCAGCGCGCTGGCGTCATCGTCCGCGACTGCTCCTCGTTCGGGCTGCCCGGATGTATCCGCATCTCGACGGGCACCCGCGAGGGAACGAAGCGCGCCGTCGAGGTGCTCAACCGGGTCGCCCGCGAGGTGACCGAGGCGTGA
- the lrpA1 gene encoding HTH-type transcriptional regulator LrpA1, translated as MDVTSTEGRILRALEEDAQASYADIAERAEVSKPTVRKYIKKLEEDGVIVGYSADVDPKKLSGQSIAMVGIDVASERYVEATRALKALDSVESLYTSSGDHMLMAEVRAADGNALGDIIAEDILTIEGVTAAHPSFLQERLK; from the coding sequence ATGGACGTTACCTCTACAGAGGGGCGGATTCTCCGGGCGCTCGAGGAGGATGCACAGGCATCCTACGCCGACATCGCCGAACGGGCGGAGGTCTCGAAGCCCACCGTTCGCAAGTACATCAAGAAACTCGAAGAGGACGGCGTCATCGTCGGCTACTCCGCCGACGTCGACCCGAAGAAGCTCTCGGGGCAGTCCATCGCGATGGTGGGAATCGACGTCGCCTCCGAACGCTACGTCGAGGCGACACGGGCGCTGAAGGCGCTCGATTCCGTCGAATCGTTGTACACCTCCTCGGGTGACCACATGCTGATGGCCGAAGTCCGCGCCGCCGACGGCAACGCCCTCGGCGACATCATCGCCGAGGATATCCTCACCATCGAGGGTGTCACCGCCGCTCACCCCTCGTTCCTCCAGGAACGACTGAAGTAA
- a CDS encoding GMC family oxidoreductase, translated as MADGRQPSPRADVCVVGSGPAGALVACRLAEAGHDVVVLEAGPRFDGDRENRMETHLRPDMANPWEVGGPRDAYAASGPRHYPLNAARVKGVGGSTLHWHGMVMRLHERDFEMRSRYGVGTDWPLSYADLRPHYREAEREMGVAGALDNPYAPPRAEPFPLPAFPPSYSDSLFAPACERLGIDMHSVPNARNSEPYDGRSSCVGYGTCKPVCPSGAKYTAETHVARAVDAGARIIDRAPVQRLVHDDTGETVDAAVYATPDGTEYEQTARRFVVAAGGVETPRLLLLSRSETYPDGLANSSGAVGRYFMDHLFAGMGGRLDVDTRQHHVGFNTSESHQFYDDTEPVNGLKLEFLNYAGPTVAGAALSSGTWGDELRDELDEVYGTQIGMGALVEQFPRRENRVTLDASVRDDHGNPVPDVQWSLDGATKAALTRANELQARVLAELGVEVEWRVGPENTGPAFHHMGTTRMGTDPDESVVDASLRTHDLSNLWLVGSSVFPTGGAMNPTLTIAALALRASEALAEGL; from the coding sequence ATGGCTGACGGGAGACAGCCGTCACCCCGCGCCGACGTCTGTGTGGTCGGCTCGGGTCCGGCCGGGGCGCTCGTCGCGTGTCGACTCGCGGAAGCGGGCCACGACGTCGTCGTCCTGGAGGCCGGCCCGCGGTTCGACGGCGACCGGGAAAACCGGATGGAGACGCATCTCCGCCCCGACATGGCCAACCCGTGGGAGGTGGGCGGTCCCCGGGACGCCTACGCCGCTTCGGGACCCAGACACTACCCGCTCAACGCCGCGCGGGTCAAGGGCGTCGGTGGGTCGACGCTCCACTGGCACGGCATGGTGATGCGCCTCCACGAGCGCGACTTCGAGATGCGCTCGCGGTACGGCGTCGGCACCGACTGGCCCCTCTCGTACGCCGACCTTCGCCCGCACTACCGCGAGGCAGAACGCGAGATGGGCGTCGCGGGCGCACTCGACAACCCCTACGCCCCACCGCGAGCGGAACCGTTTCCGCTCCCGGCGTTCCCCCCCTCGTACTCGGACTCGCTGTTCGCCCCGGCGTGTGAGCGCCTCGGTATCGACATGCACTCGGTGCCGAACGCGCGTAACTCCGAGCCCTACGACGGACGGAGCTCCTGCGTCGGCTACGGCACCTGCAAACCCGTCTGCCCCTCCGGAGCGAAGTACACCGCCGAGACCCACGTCGCCCGCGCCGTCGACGCGGGCGCGAGAATCATCGACCGCGCGCCCGTCCAGCGACTCGTCCACGACGACACGGGTGAGACCGTCGACGCCGCGGTGTACGCGACGCCCGACGGGACCGAGTACGAACAGACGGCCCGGCGGTTCGTGGTCGCCGCCGGTGGCGTCGAGACGCCGCGACTCCTGCTCCTCTCGCGCTCGGAGACGTACCCCGACGGCCTCGCGAACTCCTCTGGAGCCGTGGGTCGGTACTTCATGGACCACCTCTTCGCGGGCATGGGAGGCCGACTCGACGTCGACACCCGTCAGCACCACGTCGGCTTCAACACCAGCGAGTCACACCAGTTCTACGACGACACGGAGCCAGTGAACGGTCTCAAACTGGAGTTTCTCAACTACGCCGGCCCGACCGTCGCGGGCGCGGCCCTCTCCTCGGGGACGTGGGGCGACGAGTTGCGCGACGAACTCGACGAGGTGTACGGGACGCAGATCGGGATGGGCGCGCTCGTCGAGCAGTTCCCGCGACGAGAGAACCGGGTGACGCTCGACGCGAGCGTGCGAGACGACCACGGCAACCCCGTCCCCGACGTGCAGTGGTCGCTCGACGGGGCGACGAAGGCGGCGCTGACGCGGGCGAACGAACTCCAGGCGCGGGTCCTCGCGGAACTCGGTGTCGAGGTCGAGTGGCGTGTCGGCCCCGAGAACACCGGGCCGGCGTTCCACCACATGGGGACGACCCGGATGGGGACCGACCCCGACGAGAGCGTCGTCGACGCCTCGCTTCGTACACACGACCTCTCGAACCTCTGGCTCGTCGGGTCGAGCGTGTTCCCGACGGGCGGGGCGATGAACCCGACGCTCACCATCGCGGCACTGGCGCTCCGTGCCAGCGAGGCGCTCGCCGAGGGGTTGTAG
- a CDS encoding carbon-nitrogen hydrolase family protein has product MASPAHEEFTLGAAQVAPVYHDKEGTLDRTIEWIERAGREDVDLLVFPETYFPGYPYWRRSTSISRWTDLVVDLSKHSLSVDSETVERIGEAVDDANLHLVLGTNERSDRRGSETLYNSLFFFDRSGRLVRRHRKLMPTHDERTIWGRGDPSSLTTHDTDIGRVGGLVCYENHMTLSKAALCAMGEEIHAAAWPGFWEQRGHPGDKTGAESAAAKDTCDIYPAVREYAFETQSFVASCSAYMDDTVPEQFDEDELGFGVGNGGSMLVNPAGIVKAGPVVGEEALLTADFHRDERRATKAYFDAMGHYARWDAVSLQVSDETLDPIRPADGTPSRARLSAHRAEELATEYDVPVEAVEDVAEALRE; this is encoded by the coding sequence ATGGCATCACCAGCCCACGAGGAGTTCACGCTCGGCGCTGCACAGGTCGCACCGGTGTACCACGACAAGGAAGGAACACTGGACCGAACCATCGAGTGGATCGAACGCGCCGGCCGGGAGGACGTCGACCTGCTCGTCTTCCCCGAGACGTACTTCCCGGGCTATCCGTACTGGCGACGGAGCACGTCCATCTCGCGGTGGACGGACCTCGTCGTCGACCTCTCGAAGCACTCGCTTTCGGTCGACAGCGAGACCGTCGAACGCATCGGCGAGGCGGTCGACGACGCGAACCTCCACCTCGTGCTCGGGACCAACGAACGAAGCGACCGGCGAGGGTCGGAGACGCTGTACAACTCGCTGTTCTTCTTCGACCGTTCTGGGAGACTCGTGCGACGCCACCGGAAGCTGATGCCGACTCACGACGAGCGGACCATCTGGGGACGCGGCGACCCCTCAAGCCTCACTACCCACGACACCGACATCGGACGCGTGGGTGGCCTCGTCTGCTACGAGAACCACATGACGCTGTCGAAGGCGGCGCTGTGTGCGATGGGTGAGGAGATTCACGCGGCGGCGTGGCCCGGCTTCTGGGAGCAACGCGGCCATCCTGGCGACAAGACCGGTGCGGAGTCCGCCGCGGCGAAGGACACCTGTGACATCTATCCCGCCGTCCGCGAGTACGCCTTCGAGACACAGTCGTTCGTCGCCTCCTGCTCGGCGTACATGGACGACACCGTCCCCGAGCAGTTCGACGAGGACGAACTCGGCTTCGGCGTCGGCAACGGCGGGAGCATGCTCGTCAATCCGGCGGGCATCGTCAAGGCCGGCCCTGTCGTCGGCGAGGAGGCGCTGCTCACCGCCGACTTCCACCGCGACGAGCGGCGGGCCACGAAAGCGTACTTCGACGCGATGGGCCACTACGCGCGGTGGGACGCCGTCTCACTGCAGGTGTCGGACGAGACGCTCGACCCGATTCGGCCGGCGGACGGCACGCCGTCCCGCGCTCGACTGTCCGCTCACCGGGCGGAGGAACTCGCGACGGAGTACGACGTACCGGTCGAGGCCGTCGAGGACGTCGCCGAGGCGCTCCGCGAGTAA
- a CDS encoding ATP-binding protein translates to MTERETITVADVSAGPGGDGTDPGTTVSLPAVEILTGRGFITGKSGSGKSNTASVVVEKLLSANFPVLVVDTDGEYYGLKEQFEILHVGADEECDIQVNPEHAEKIASLALEQNVPIILDVSGYLDESQAKSLLLQTTRHLFAKEKKLKKPFLMLVEECHEYIPEGGGMDETGKMLIKVGKRGRKHGLGIVGISQRPADVKKDFITQCDWLVWHRLTWRNDTKVVKRILGKEYSDAIEDMGDGEGFLVTDWSESIRRVQFRRKTTFDAGATPGLEDFERPDLKSVSGDLVDELRSISDEKERRESELADLRQELEKKEHRIAELERELEEARDLRRFADQMAQAMFQKAEAPYRGGNGRNLDRPDEHQRALREYEAESTASTDEATAATGDDGGDDSSQAFEKALDAVTAADEEAAVNAAASADPDSDVPFPLAADPEMADNDDEPSGATNGESTGGERLVSVTASTEPETDTDASTETFNIASPPLPDGEVGTVAGELRAQLAEFDAVTRRMLAHYQSQGIGDPVTAQVAAGGPGDHKVAYARNRALRKAGFVRHAGRGKYAYALPDHVRNEYAHRLHPDSFDEAVEAVEAVFTDEAVAAEDADEAESTAD, encoded by the coding sequence ATGACCGAACGGGAGACAATCACAGTTGCAGACGTAAGCGCCGGCCCGGGCGGTGACGGGACTGATCCGGGGACGACCGTCTCGCTCCCCGCCGTCGAGATTCTCACGGGGAGAGGGTTCATCACGGGGAAGTCCGGGTCGGGCAAGTCGAACACAGCCTCGGTCGTCGTCGAGAAACTGCTCTCGGCGAACTTTCCGGTGCTGGTCGTCGACACCGACGGCGAGTACTACGGCCTGAAAGAGCAGTTCGAGATCCTCCACGTCGGCGCGGACGAGGAGTGTGACATCCAGGTCAACCCCGAACACGCCGAGAAGATCGCCTCGCTGGCGCTCGAGCAGAACGTGCCGATCATCCTCGACGTCTCGGGCTACCTCGACGAGAGCCAGGCCAAGTCCCTCCTGCTGCAGACCACGCGGCACCTCTTCGCGAAGGAGAAGAAGCTGAAGAAACCGTTCTTGATGCTCGTCGAAGAGTGCCACGAGTACATTCCCGAAGGTGGTGGGATGGACGAGACGGGGAAGATGCTCATCAAGGTCGGCAAGCGCGGGCGGAAACACGGCCTCGGCATCGTCGGTATCTCTCAGCGACCCGCCGACGTAAAGAAGGACTTCATCACCCAGTGTGACTGGCTCGTCTGGCACCGACTCACCTGGCGGAACGACACCAAGGTGGTCAAGCGCATCCTCGGGAAGGAGTACTCCGACGCCATCGAGGATATGGGCGACGGTGAGGGCTTTCTGGTCACCGACTGGTCGGAGTCGATTCGGCGAGTCCAGTTCCGCCGGAAGACGACGTTCGACGCCGGTGCGACCCCCGGGCTCGAAGATTTCGAACGACCGGACCTCAAATCGGTCAGCGGTGACCTCGTCGACGAACTCCGGTCTATCAGCGACGAGAAGGAACGACGGGAGTCCGAACTCGCCGACCTCAGACAGGAACTCGAGAAGAAGGAGCACCGAATCGCGGAACTCGAACGCGAACTGGAGGAGGCGCGCGACCTGCGGCGGTTCGCCGACCAGATGGCACAGGCGATGTTCCAGAAGGCCGAGGCACCCTATCGTGGTGGGAACGGCCGAAACCTCGATCGGCCCGACGAGCACCAGCGAGCGCTCCGTGAGTACGAGGCAGAGTCGACGGCATCGACTGACGAGGCGACGGCCGCGACTGGAGACGACGGAGGAGACGACTCCAGCCAGGCGTTCGAGAAGGCACTGGACGCGGTCACTGCTGCTGACGAGGAGGCAGCCGTCAACGCCGCGGCGAGTGCAGACCCTGACTCGGACGTGCCGTTCCCGCTCGCCGCTGACCCGGAGATGGCCGACAACGACGACGAACCGTCGGGAGCGACGAACGGCGAGTCGACTGGTGGGGAACGGCTGGTGTCGGTCACAGCCAGCACTGAGCCCGAGACAGACACCGACGCGTCGACGGAGACGTTCAACATCGCGTCGCCACCGCTTCCCGACGGCGAAGTCGGCACCGTCGCCGGCGAGCTCAGAGCACAGCTGGCCGAGTTCGACGCAGTCACCCGCCGGATGCTCGCCCACTACCAGTCACAGGGAATCGGGGACCCGGTCACCGCACAGGTCGCTGCGGGCGGGCCGGGCGACCACAAGGTCGCGTACGCGCGGAACCGCGCGCTTCGAAAGGCCGGATTCGTCAGACACGCCGGTCGAGGCAAGTACGCCTACGCGCTCCCCGACCACGTTCGGAACGAGTACGCGCATCGGCTTCACCCCGACTCGTTCGACGAGGCCGTCGAGGCGGTCGAGGCGGTGTTCACCGACGAGGCGGTCGCTGCCGAGGACGCCGACGAAGCCGAGTCGACCGCAGACTGA
- the tpiA gene encoding triose-phosphate isomerase → MFILVNLKAYPCDPVAVAEAARDVAEESGIRIAVSPQAAHIERVAETGVETWAQHVSPNAHGSHTGSTLAEAVAEAGAVGTLLNHSENRLKLADIDASLDAAERAGLETCVCGNNPEQIGAVAALGPDSVAVEPPELIGGDVSVSTADPDIVVDAVDAAGAVDEDVDVYCGAGVSTGDDVVAAQDLGATGILLASGVAKADDPRAALEDLVAGL, encoded by the coding sequence ATGTTCATTCTGGTGAACCTCAAGGCGTACCCCTGCGACCCCGTCGCGGTCGCGGAGGCCGCCCGTGACGTCGCCGAGGAGTCCGGTATCCGAATCGCGGTCTCCCCGCAGGCCGCACACATCGAACGCGTCGCCGAGACGGGCGTCGAGACGTGGGCGCAGCACGTCTCACCGAACGCGCACGGCTCGCACACGGGGAGCACGCTCGCCGAGGCAGTCGCGGAGGCGGGCGCGGTCGGTACCCTCCTGAACCACTCCGAGAACCGGCTGAAGCTCGCCGATATCGACGCCTCGCTCGACGCGGCCGAGCGTGCCGGCCTCGAGACGTGCGTCTGCGGCAACAACCCCGAGCAGATCGGGGCCGTCGCCGCGCTGGGTCCCGATTCGGTCGCCGTCGAGCCGCCGGAGCTCATCGGCGGCGACGTGTCGGTTTCGACCGCCGACCCCGACATCGTCGTCGACGCGGTCGACGCCGCTGGCGCCGTCGACGAGGACGTCGACGTCTACTGCGGGGCCGGTGTCTCGACCGGTGACGACGTCGTCGCCGCCCAGGACCTCGGCGCGACGGGTATCCTCCTCGCGTCGGGCGTCGCCAAGGCCGACGACCCCCGTGCGGCGCTGGAAGACCTCGTCGCGGGACTGTAA
- a CDS encoding multiprotein bridging factor aMBF1 yields the protein MPQCEMCGASKSSLTTVKVEGAKLDLCDECKDFGTEVRTESSSSASSKYSTSSSSGKASSSSSSSSSDGSSKRRRRDMFDDMDEIATDYDQQVRQARESRGLSQQDLANELNEKTSLIRKIERGDVLPSDSVRKKLERKLEVSLTEGPSGDDDESEWSSGSSTKTTLGDVVKRKD from the coding sequence ATGCCCCAGTGCGAGATGTGCGGCGCCTCCAAGTCGTCGCTCACTACCGTCAAGGTCGAAGGTGCCAAACTGGACCTCTGCGACGAGTGCAAGGACTTCGGCACCGAGGTCCGCACTGAGTCGTCCTCCTCGGCGTCCAGCAAGTACTCGACCTCCTCGTCGTCGGGGAAGGCCTCCTCTTCGTCGTCTTCGTCCTCGTCGGACGGTTCGTCGAAGCGGCGCCGGCGAGACATGTTCGACGACATGGACGAGATCGCGACGGACTACGACCAGCAGGTTCGACAGGCCCGAGAGAGCCGCGGGCTGAGCCAGCAAGACCTCGCGAACGAACTCAACGAGAAGACCAGCCTCATCCGGAAGATCGAACGCGGCGACGTCCTCCCGAGCGACAGCGTGCGCAAGAAGCTCGAACGCAAGCTCGAGGTGTCGCTCACCGAGGGACCGAGCGGCGACGACGACGAGAGCGAGTGGTCTTCGGGCTCGTCGACGAAGACGACTCTCGGCGACGTGGTCAAGCGGAAGGACTGA
- a CDS encoding CDP-alcohol phosphatidyltransferase family protein: MTLDRLRPVATRALGPFVSAADALGLTPNGVSVIAFGVAVAAGGVFYLATPFAYVVGAVCVFLNGWLDLVDGALAREQGVASDAGDFLDHVLDRYADIVIIAGLAAGVGRYGLGFAAVTGVVMTSYLGTQIQAVGLGRAYGGLVGRADRLALMGLTAVVAAVVSEPLVSGLTVVGLLLAFFAVVGHLTALQRFWGAWSDLT, translated from the coding sequence ATGACGCTCGACAGGCTTCGGCCGGTCGCCACACGCGCGCTCGGCCCCTTCGTCAGCGCCGCCGACGCGCTCGGTCTCACCCCGAACGGGGTGAGTGTCATCGCATTCGGCGTCGCCGTCGCCGCGGGCGGCGTCTTCTATCTGGCGACCCCCTTCGCGTACGTCGTCGGCGCGGTCTGTGTCTTCCTCAACGGCTGGCTCGACCTCGTCGACGGCGCGTTGGCTCGCGAACAGGGCGTCGCCAGCGACGCCGGGGACTTCCTCGACCACGTGTTGGACCGCTACGCCGACATCGTCATCATCGCCGGCCTCGCCGCCGGCGTCGGGCGATATGGCCTCGGCTTCGCGGCGGTCACGGGCGTCGTGATGACCTCCTATTTGGGAACACAGATTCAGGCCGTCGGCCTCGGCCGGGCCTACGGCGGTCTCGTCGGTCGAGCCGACCGCCTCGCGCTCATGGGGCTCACGGCTGTCGTCGCCGCCGTCGTGTCGGAGCCGCTGGTCTCGGGGCTCACCGTCGTCGGCCTCCTGCTCGCGTTCTTCGCCGTCGTCGGCCACCTCACCGCGCTCCAGCGTTTCTGGGGTGCGTGGTCAGACCTGACGTAA